One Stenotrophomonas indicatrix genomic window carries:
- a CDS encoding DUF1398 domain-containing protein: MAQVAIFKEIFDQVRKDLDCELFYSELKRHNVSHYIYYLATDNIHIVLENDNTVLIKGLKKVVNVKFSRNTHLIETSYDRLKSREITFQQYRENLAKAGVFRWVTNIHEHKRYYYTFDNSLLFTESIQNTTQIFPR, from the coding sequence ATGGCTCAGGTTGCCATTTTTAAAGAAATATTCGATCAAGTGCGAAAAGATTTAGACTGTGAATTGTTTTATTCTGAACTAAAACGTCACAACGTCTCACATTATATTTACTATCTAGCCACAGATAATATTCACATCGTGTTAGAAAACGATAACACCGTGTTAATAAAAGGACTTAAAAAGGTTGTAAATGTTAAATTCTCAAGAAACACGCATCTTATAGAAACGTCCTATGATAGGTTGAAATCAAGAGAAATCACATTTCAGCAATACAGGGAAAATCTTGCTAAAGCAGGAGTTTTCCGATGGGTTACAAATATCCATGAACATAAAAGATATTACTATACCTTTGATAATTCATTACTATTTACTGAGAGCATTCAGAACACTACACAAATCTTTCCACGCTAA
- the ybcW gene encoding protein YbcW: MNKEQSADDPSVDLIRVKNMLNSTISMSYPDVVIACIEHKVSLEAFRAIEAALVKHDNNMKDYSLVVD; encoded by the coding sequence ATGAATAAAGAACAATCTGCTGATGATCCCTCCGTGGATCTGATTCGTGTAAAAAATATGCTTAATAGCACCATTTCTATGAGTTACCCTGATGTTGTAATTGCATGTATAGAACATAAGGTGTCTCTGGAAGCATTCAGAGCAATTGAGGCAGCGTTGGTGAAGCACGATAATAATATGAAGGATTATTCCCTGGTGGTTGACTGA